A section of the Streptomyces sp. Je 1-369 genome encodes:
- a CDS encoding biotin transporter BioY, giving the protein MSIAAATTRPGQVLADLLPASRVKDAALVLGGAALTGIAAQIAVPVPGSPVPVTGQTFAALLVGTSLGARRGFLSLALYALVGMAGMPWFAQAGSGAAAPSLGYVLGMLLAATVVGALARRGGDRSVLRTAGTMVLGSAIIYAVGVPYLAAATGMSMTQAVAAGLTPFLIGDALKAALAMGALPTAWKFLDR; this is encoded by the coding sequence ATGAGCATCGCCGCTGCCACCACCCGCCCCGGCCAGGTCCTCGCCGACCTGCTGCCCGCGTCCCGTGTGAAGGACGCGGCGCTCGTGCTCGGCGGCGCCGCGCTCACCGGAATCGCCGCCCAGATCGCGGTGCCCGTGCCGGGCTCCCCGGTGCCGGTGACCGGACAGACCTTCGCCGCGCTGCTCGTCGGCACGTCGCTGGGCGCCCGCCGCGGCTTCCTCTCCCTCGCCCTGTACGCCCTCGTGGGCATGGCGGGCATGCCGTGGTTCGCGCAGGCGGGCTCCGGCGCCGCGGCCCCGTCCCTCGGCTACGTCCTCGGCATGCTGCTCGCCGCCACGGTGGTGGGCGCCCTGGCCCGCCGCGGCGGCGACCGCTCCGTGCTGCGCACGGCGGGCACGATGGTCCTCGGTTCCGCGATCATCTACGCGGTCGGCGTCCCGTACCTGGCCGCCGCCACCGGCATGTCGATGACCCAGGCGGTCGCCGCGGGCCTCACGCCGTTCCTGATCGGTGACGCCCTGAAGGCCGCGCTCGCGATGGGCGCCCTGCCGACGGCCTGGAAGTTCCTGGACCGCTGA
- a CDS encoding amino acid permease, whose product MHDAPPDSLPATGAGPEPLGGGLKQRHLTMLGLGGVIGAGLFVGSGAGISVAGPGIVVSYLIAGALAMCVMRMLGEMSAAMPASGSFSVHAERALGRWAGFSVGWLYWFLLVVVLAVEATGAAQIANGWAPAVPQWAWVLIFMVVFTAANLASVKNFGEFEFWFATLKVCAIIAFLVLGLLAVFGVLPETDPVGMTNLTGQGGFLPHGWSGVVSGVLAVVFAFGGLEVVTIAAAESDDPVRSVARAVRSAVYRILFFYVGSMLVIVTVLPWTAQKAGASPYVTVLDSIGVPSAGTIMNIVVFVALLSALNANLYGSSRMVFSLAERGEAPKALLKVAGGGVPRRAVLASVAFGFVSVVLNLKWPDSVFLYMLNSVGAVLLFVWALIAVSQLRLRRRIEREAPERLVLRMWAFPYLTWAALAAMAAVLALMLTDADARPQLLWSAGATALVLAVAGLREWRDTRTKRLT is encoded by the coding sequence ATGCACGACGCACCACCGGACAGCCTGCCCGCGACGGGGGCCGGACCCGAGCCCCTGGGCGGCGGTCTCAAGCAGCGTCACCTCACCATGCTCGGGCTCGGCGGTGTCATCGGCGCCGGGCTCTTCGTGGGGTCGGGGGCCGGGATCTCGGTGGCGGGCCCCGGCATCGTCGTCTCGTACCTGATCGCGGGCGCGCTCGCGATGTGTGTGATGCGGATGCTCGGCGAGATGTCGGCGGCGATGCCCGCCTCGGGTTCGTTCTCGGTGCACGCGGAGCGCGCGCTCGGGCGCTGGGCGGGGTTCAGCGTCGGCTGGCTCTACTGGTTCCTGCTGGTCGTGGTGCTCGCCGTGGAGGCGACCGGCGCCGCGCAGATCGCCAACGGCTGGGCGCCCGCGGTGCCGCAGTGGGCGTGGGTGCTGATCTTCATGGTGGTCTTCACGGCGGCCAACCTCGCGTCGGTGAAGAACTTCGGCGAGTTCGAGTTCTGGTTCGCGACGCTCAAGGTCTGCGCGATCATCGCGTTCCTGGTCCTCGGTCTGCTCGCGGTCTTCGGCGTGCTGCCGGAGACCGATCCGGTGGGCATGACGAACCTGACCGGGCAGGGCGGGTTCCTGCCGCACGGCTGGTCGGGGGTCGTCTCGGGCGTCCTCGCCGTCGTCTTCGCGTTCGGCGGCCTGGAGGTCGTGACGATCGCGGCCGCCGAGTCCGACGACCCGGTGCGCTCGGTCGCCCGCGCGGTGCGCAGCGCGGTCTACCGCATCCTCTTCTTCTACGTCGGGTCGATGCTGGTCATCGTGACGGTGCTGCCCTGGACGGCGCAGAAGGCGGGCGCCAGTCCGTATGTGACGGTCCTCGACTCGATCGGGGTGCCGTCCGCCGGGACGATCATGAACATCGTGGTGTTCGTGGCGCTGCTCTCCGCGCTGAACGCCAATCTCTACGGGTCGTCCCGGATGGTCTTCTCGCTGGCCGAGCGCGGCGAGGCACCGAAGGCGCTGCTGAAGGTGGCCGGGGGCGGGGTGCCGCGGCGCGCGGTCCTCGCGTCCGTCGCGTTCGGCTTCGTGTCCGTGGTCCTCAATCTGAAGTGGCCGGACTCCGTCTTCCTCTACATGCTCAACTCGGTCGGGGCTGTGCTGCTCTTCGTCTGGGCGCTGATCGCGGTGTCGCAGCTGCGGCTGCGCCGGCGCATCGAGCGCGAGGCGCCGGAGCGGCTCGTGCTGCGGATGTGGGCGTTCCCGTATCTGACGTGGGCGGCGCTGGCCGCGATGGCCGCCGTGCTGGCGCTGATGCTGACGGACGCCGACGCGCGGCCGCAGCTGCTGTGGTCGGCGGGGGCGACGGCGCTCGTCCTGGCGGTCGCGGGGCTGCGGGAGTGGCGCGACACGCGCACCAAGAGGCTTACATGA